One genomic segment of Pseudonocardia sp. T1-2H includes these proteins:
- the argH gene encoding argininosuccinate lyase translates to MTGSTGTGRRRRSEGFPQTGPAQELIESGFALENADAGFLHRGLNLADVAHVLDLARRGIVPPEAERALLALLLDVVEIPAEDFDYDPSYGEPYNSRERYFVSRIGDVAGWLHAGRPRREAARVALRLHLRRQLTELVEEAVGFASDAVDRAEEHAATLLPDQTYLQQAQPSTFGHYLLSFVYSTVRDARRLLDELDRLNTSPGGAGCVNGTRLLEDRDPIAAALGFDGVIPHTRDAMWQVDGLIHILATVASLLSNFSKLAEDLEIFSSSEFDFVDLADAYSRSSILMPQKRNPYALAIVRGASGVVIGRLTGFLAVTKSPSARSDNLIFAYGEVPRALDLSLQITRLMAGLTRTLRVNPDRMREELDRGYTQATDLAEHLVQRLGVDYRTAYVVVGNTVRAASRGGVPGTAITGAMIDEAALAHTGGTWGLAGTDLADILDPRQIVASRRAEGGAAPEALAAMVADLRGTLGALAGEAVARSEAFDRSEQALLDRARDVVSEVGAAGVRAPGP, encoded by the coding sequence ATGACGGGCAGTACCGGAACGGGACGCCGTCGGCGGTCGGAGGGGTTCCCGCAGACCGGCCCCGCGCAGGAGCTGATCGAGTCCGGCTTCGCCCTGGAGAACGCGGACGCGGGCTTCCTGCACCGCGGGCTGAACCTGGCCGACGTCGCGCACGTGCTCGATCTCGCCCGCCGCGGGATCGTGCCGCCCGAGGCCGAGCGTGCGCTGCTCGCGTTGCTGCTCGACGTCGTCGAGATCCCTGCGGAGGACTTCGACTACGACCCGAGCTACGGCGAGCCGTACAACTCACGCGAGCGCTACTTCGTCTCCCGCATCGGAGACGTCGCGGGGTGGCTGCACGCGGGCCGGCCGCGGCGGGAGGCGGCCCGGGTGGCGCTGCGCCTGCACCTGCGCCGGCAGCTGACCGAGTTGGTCGAGGAGGCCGTCGGGTTCGCCTCGGACGCGGTCGACCGGGCCGAGGAGCACGCGGCGACACTCCTGCCGGACCAGACCTACCTGCAGCAGGCCCAGCCGTCGACGTTCGGGCACTACCTGCTCTCGTTCGTCTACTCCACCGTGCGCGACGCCCGACGGCTGCTCGACGAGCTCGACCGGCTGAACACCAGCCCCGGTGGTGCGGGCTGCGTCAACGGCACCCGGCTGCTGGAGGACCGGGACCCGATCGCCGCGGCGCTGGGGTTCGACGGCGTCATCCCGCACACCCGGGACGCGATGTGGCAGGTCGACGGGCTGATCCACATCCTGGCCACGGTGGCGAGCCTGCTGTCGAACTTCTCGAAGCTGGCGGAGGACCTGGAGATCTTCTCCTCCAGCGAGTTCGACTTCGTGGATCTCGCGGACGCCTACAGCCGCTCCAGCATCCTGATGCCACAGAAGCGCAACCCGTACGCGCTGGCGATCGTGCGGGGGGCGTCGGGGGTGGTCATCGGGCGGCTCACCGGCTTCCTCGCGGTGACGAAGAGCCCGTCCGCCCGCAGCGACAACCTGATCTTCGCCTACGGCGAGGTGCCGCGGGCGCTGGACCTGAGCCTGCAGATCACCCGGCTGATGGCCGGGTTGACCCGGACGCTGCGGGTCAACCCGGACCGGATGCGGGAGGAGCTGGACCGGGGCTACACCCAGGCCACGGATCTGGCCGAGCACCTCGTGCAGCGGCTCGGCGTGGACTACCGGACGGCGTACGTCGTCGTGGGCAACACCGTCCGGGCGGCCAGCCGGGGCGGCGTCCCCGGCACCGCGATCACCGGCGCGATGATCGACGAGGCGGCGCTCGCCCACACCGGCGGAACCTGGGGGCTCGCAGGGACGGACCTGGCCGACATCCTGGACCCGCGGCAGATCGTCGCCTCCCGGCGGGCCGAGGGGGGCGCGGCACCGGAGGCGCTGGCGGCCATGGTCGCGGACCTCCGCGGCACGCTCGGCGCGCTGGCGGGCGAGGCCGTCGCCCGCAGCGAGGCCTTCGACCGGTCCGAGCAGGCCCTGCTGGACAGGGCGCGCGACGTGGTCTCGGAGGTGGGTGCGGCGGGTGTCAGGGCTCCGGGACCGTGA
- a CDS encoding cupin domain-containing protein, whose translation MVPTVTTLLKIAGALEVPIRHFVEDSEAGPLGVRTRWRGVDSAEPVTLTGPAERFRSTGTVLRLAPGAEHRPARRPGECLLVVLSGCVAVVVADETHDVGAGEALHFPTRHDHRFTNGGRTVAELITVTVPEP comes from the coding sequence ATGGTCCCGACGGTCACCACCCTGCTCAAGATCGCCGGAGCGCTCGAGGTGCCGATCCGGCATTTCGTGGAGGACTCCGAGGCCGGTCCGCTGGGTGTCCGCACCCGCTGGCGTGGCGTGGACTCGGCCGAGCCGGTGACCCTCACGGGGCCGGCCGAGCGCTTCCGCAGCACCGGCACCGTCCTGCGTCTCGCCCCCGGCGCCGAGCACCGGCCCGCGCGACGGCCCGGGGAGTGCCTGCTGGTCGTGCTGTCCGGGTGCGTCGCCGTGGTCGTCGCGGACGAGACCCACGACGTCGGCGCCGGCGAGGCCCTGCACTTCCCCACCCGCCACGACCACCGCTTCACCAACGGCGGCCGGACGGTCGCCGAGCTGATCACCGTCACGGTCCCGGAGCCCTGA
- a CDS encoding FAD-dependent oxidoreductase, whose translation MSARSTGRRRTVVIGGGAAGLGSAGGVKASDPDAEVVVYTQFEDVAYSPCGIPYVHGGEIESFDKLILAGKQAYVDAGIDVRYETEVTAIDTGARTVTVAGEGTVGYDNLIIATGFDYADPGVPGGDLGGLYYVKNIRRAAEWDKVIEETKRAVVVEAGPLGLEMVTALAHRGVETHLIDPNPYALAMMADQDIMAPVEESWRELGVHLHFNTTLEAFLGDADGQVRAVATSTGEIAAELVVVATHKTPNNTLAAAAGLKLGSTGGIVVDERMATSAPNVWAAGDAVEIPHGLTRTPLQGLTGSHAYAQGKTAGTNAGGGNRAYRAVYVPWGTPAGKWVIGGASFGEATATALGIPYVLGVAEGISRARYYPGVKKVKVKLLAEPGTLRLIGAQMIGGGEGIKERADFLAQAIRFGMTLHDLSTMENVYSPAIGALNEPIVVAATNGVAEAAKTKTSKSGS comes from the coding sequence GTGTCAGCACGGTCGACAGGACGACGTAGGACGGTCGTCATCGGAGGCGGAGCCGCGGGGCTCGGGTCGGCCGGCGGGGTCAAGGCCTCCGATCCGGATGCCGAAGTCGTCGTCTACACCCAGTTCGAGGACGTCGCCTACAGCCCGTGCGGGATCCCCTACGTGCACGGCGGGGAGATCGAGAGCTTCGACAAGCTGATCCTGGCCGGCAAGCAGGCCTACGTCGACGCCGGGATCGACGTCCGGTACGAGACCGAGGTGACGGCGATCGACACCGGCGCCCGGACCGTCACGGTCGCCGGCGAGGGCACGGTCGGCTACGACAACCTGATTATCGCCACCGGGTTCGACTACGCCGACCCGGGCGTCCCCGGAGGGGACCTCGGCGGCCTCTACTACGTCAAGAACATCCGCCGGGCCGCGGAGTGGGACAAGGTCATCGAGGAGACGAAGCGGGCGGTCGTCGTCGAGGCGGGGCCGCTGGGTCTGGAGATGGTCACGGCGCTCGCCCACCGGGGCGTCGAGACGCACCTGATCGACCCCAACCCGTACGCGCTCGCGATGATGGCGGACCAGGACATCATGGCGCCCGTCGAGGAGTCGTGGCGCGAGCTCGGGGTGCACCTGCACTTCAACACGACGCTCGAGGCGTTCCTCGGCGACGCGGACGGCCAGGTCCGGGCCGTGGCGACGTCCACCGGCGAGATCGCCGCCGAGCTCGTCGTCGTCGCCACGCACAAGACGCCCAACAACACCCTGGCCGCCGCGGCCGGGCTCAAGCTGGGCTCGACCGGAGGCATCGTCGTCGACGAGCGGATGGCCACCTCGGCACCGAACGTCTGGGCCGCGGGCGACGCGGTCGAGATCCCGCACGGCCTGACCCGCACCCCCCTGCAGGGGCTGACCGGATCGCACGCCTACGCCCAGGGCAAGACCGCCGGGACGAACGCCGGGGGCGGGAACCGCGCCTACCGGGCCGTCTACGTCCCGTGGGGCACGCCGGCCGGCAAGTGGGTCATCGGTGGGGCGTCGTTCGGCGAGGCCACGGCGACCGCGCTCGGCATCCCGTACGTGCTCGGGGTGGCCGAGGGCATCTCGCGGGCGCGCTACTACCCGGGCGTCAAGAAGGTCAAGGTCAAGCTGCTCGCCGAACCCGGCACGCTGCGGCTCATCGGCGCCCAGATGATCGGCGGCGGCGAGGGCATCAAGGAGCGCGCGGACTTCCTCGCCCAGGCGATCCGGTTCGGCATGACGCTGCACGACCTCTCGACGATGGAGAACGTCTACTCGCCCGCGATCGGCGCGCTCAACGAGCCGATCGTGGTGGCCGCGACCAACGGGGTCGCCGAGGCCGCGAAGACGAAGACCTCGAAGTCGGGGAGCTGA
- a CDS encoding MSMEG_0572/Sll0783 family nitrogen starvation response protein — translation MAQIIGERAHTGDAIVDYEHKMFDDIQANEGEKAYIFMHTVPYEGSVGLVNMLTCTRINRKGFDTTLVLYGPGVQMASATRGFPTVGAEAFPGHMAYNNQLQTFMKEGGKVLACRFAMAALYGMRETDLIEGVQAIHPLDVLDCTLTARREGALVMQTWTL, via the coding sequence GTGGCTCAGATCATCGGTGAGCGCGCACATACGGGCGACGCGATCGTCGACTACGAGCACAAGATGTTCGACGACATCCAGGCCAACGAGGGCGAGAAGGCCTACATCTTCATGCACACCGTGCCCTACGAGGGCTCGGTCGGCCTGGTCAACATGCTCACCTGCACCCGGATCAACCGGAAGGGCTTCGACACCACGCTCGTGCTCTACGGCCCCGGCGTGCAGATGGCCTCGGCCACCCGCGGTTTCCCGACCGTCGGCGCCGAGGCCTTCCCCGGGCACATGGCCTACAACAACCAGTTGCAGACCTTCATGAAGGAGGGCGGGAAGGTCCTCGCCTGCCGCTTCGCCATGGCCGCGCTCTACGGCATGCGCGAGACGGACCTGATCGAGGGTGTCCAGGCCATCCACCCGCTCGACGTCCTGGACTGCACGCTCACAGCCCGTCGCGAAGGCGCGCTCGTCATGCAGACCTGGACGCTCTGA
- a CDS encoding MSMEG_0567/Sll0786 family nitrogen starvation N-acetyltransferase, giving the protein MELTAETRTPDPGLPRPGVPRWRGAAESLFPALVCDPEGYTDAVRVIGELTAALRSSAAGRTALALAVAEPAEFLAAHGIEGSRSVPAALLVGVACEIRERELPPEPVERTTAPDGCRIVPDGPGRAAHHAVRSRVFVQEQAVFDGSDVDPRDTAADTLHVLCTVGGDQAGCVRLYPLDGPGDRPGDWQGDRLAVLAEHRTGHVGAELVRFAVATAGARGGSRMIAYVQPVNERFFRRLGWSVVQESVSYVGRPHVLMDIPLTAGA; this is encoded by the coding sequence ATGGAGCTCACCGCCGAGACCCGGACCCCGGACCCCGGGCTGCCGCGCCCCGGGGTGCCGCGCTGGCGTGGCGCCGCAGAGTCGCTCTTCCCTGCCCTGGTGTGTGATCCCGAGGGCTACACCGACGCCGTACGGGTGATCGGCGAGCTGACCGCCGCCCTGCGCTCCTCGGCCGCGGGGCGGACCGCGCTCGCCCTGGCCGTCGCCGAACCGGCCGAGTTCCTCGCGGCGCACGGGATCGAGGGTTCCCGCTCGGTCCCGGCCGCCCTGCTCGTGGGGGTGGCCTGCGAGATCCGCGAGCGGGAGCTGCCGCCGGAACCGGTGGAGCGCACGACGGCGCCGGACGGCTGCCGGATCGTCCCGGACGGCCCGGGCCGCGCGGCGCACCACGCCGTCCGGAGCCGGGTCTTCGTCCAGGAGCAGGCCGTGTTCGACGGCTCCGACGTGGACCCTCGCGACACCGCCGCGGACACCCTGCACGTGCTGTGCACCGTCGGCGGCGACCAGGCCGGCTGCGTCCGGCTCTACCCACTCGACGGACCCGGCGACCGGCCGGGGGACTGGCAGGGCGACCGGCTCGCCGTGCTCGCGGAGCACCGCACCGGCCACGTCGGCGCCGAGCTCGTCCGCTTCGCCGTCGCGACGGCCGGCGCGCGAGGGGGGAGTCGCATGATCGCCTACGTCCAGCCCGTGAACGAGCGCTTCTTCCGCAGGCTCGGCTGGAGCGTCGTCCAGGAGTCCGTCTCCTACGTCGGGCGCCCGCACGTGCTGATGGACATCCCGCTCACCGCCGGGGCCTGA
- a CDS encoding ATP-binding protein produces the protein MRTALRVRLLGPLDVEGPLLAPVPPGKAQRALAVLAERCGEFVPTGALVDALWEVDPPEHAARNVAALVSRLRRALGRDAIDGSSAGYRLVPELVDVDVREAIELLETAEFELAHGHYGIACAGAEQATKLLDADTPLAGERDDTWVRSLRDSVDRYLRRARICWSSAALELRADDIAAEVAAAALRDDPLDEEACRLAMLGHQRAGRSGAALVVYRTLRTALAEHLGSDPSPRTQSVFLSVMRAETAAPAADRLPSEAVTTAETECGTAPDAPLVGRDAELATLRARWAAAAGGTPSMTVIIGEIGMGRTTLVDAFAAEPRRTGGLVVRVGCFEAERTLYLQPLVEAVRSVVNRLTATDVRELAGTRLGTLTALLPELADVVGPVAYEPAGPELEHRRSLDALGGFLVRLSARRPLLLVIEDLEHAGQQTIEGLHLLAGHWQGSRIMVLLTERSSEDPLVTAPLRDSVDWLALGPLGPDSVAELVDRAGTGQDPEQLYTWTGGSPLFLTELLRHPELGSGGEHPTVPPSLREAVAERIAHAGPEVSLLLGHGAVLGTTFALEDVSALSGIGVEEAAEGASRALRAGLLCAQGEYFRFANDIVRQVAYEAVPEPVRISRHRRIAALWEGRPEAAARHLVSAGDMRGAAAAWLAAADAAHLAFAHTDAVHVLGLAVEAARAGRDEHQTATALLRRGQALSDLGRYDEARADHEATLALARDVGDFELEARALEQLGWTALYARDALVAVDFAEQATELAESAAAAPGALPTATLLLGRVRHWDGDYAGAGRAYERVLSTDPGDTTTALALAYRGALLQHQDRFAEARSLLARAVVLCRRTAEFRPLLQTLFFTALARGDSGDLAGALRALDAARRLIDAEKIEFYRAGIETTTSWLWQGSARCTGPGSTRSGAWSWPARAVEPSSWSRSCTPSSRWRTATSCWAARTTRRRPSRRPSRCWTGRCPSGRGPRCGCWRCGHAGSRTWRRHCWTRRAGSPPRNTRPWR, from the coding sequence GTGAGAACGGCCCTGCGGGTACGTCTGCTCGGCCCCCTCGACGTGGAGGGCCCCCTGCTCGCCCCGGTGCCACCGGGCAAGGCGCAGCGTGCCCTCGCCGTGCTCGCGGAACGGTGCGGAGAGTTCGTCCCCACCGGTGCGCTGGTGGACGCCCTCTGGGAGGTCGATCCGCCCGAGCACGCCGCCCGGAACGTGGCCGCGCTCGTCAGCCGGTTGCGCAGGGCTCTGGGCCGCGACGCCATCGACGGATCGTCCGCGGGTTACCGCCTGGTTCCCGAACTCGTCGACGTCGACGTGCGGGAGGCGATCGAGCTCCTCGAGACCGCCGAGTTCGAGCTCGCCCACGGCCACTACGGCATCGCGTGCGCCGGGGCCGAGCAGGCCACGAAGCTGCTGGACGCGGACACCCCGCTCGCCGGCGAGCGCGACGACACCTGGGTCCGGAGCCTGCGGGACTCCGTCGACCGGTATCTGCGCCGCGCGCGGATCTGCTGGAGCTCGGCCGCGCTGGAGCTGCGCGCGGACGACATCGCCGCCGAGGTCGCCGCCGCGGCGCTGCGGGACGATCCGCTCGACGAGGAGGCCTGCCGGCTCGCGATGCTCGGTCACCAGCGCGCGGGCCGGTCCGGGGCGGCGCTCGTGGTCTACCGGACGCTGAGGACGGCGCTCGCCGAGCATCTCGGCAGCGACCCGTCGCCCCGCACCCAGTCCGTGTTCCTGTCCGTGATGCGCGCGGAGACCGCAGCGCCGGCCGCGGATCGGCTGCCCAGCGAGGCCGTCACCACCGCGGAGACCGAGTGCGGAACGGCTCCGGACGCACCGCTGGTCGGCCGGGACGCGGAGCTCGCGACCCTGCGCGCCCGGTGGGCCGCCGCAGCCGGGGGCACGCCCTCGATGACCGTGATCATCGGCGAGATCGGTATGGGCCGGACCACCCTCGTCGACGCGTTCGCCGCCGAACCGCGCCGGACCGGGGGGCTCGTCGTGCGGGTGGGTTGCTTCGAAGCCGAGCGCACGCTGTACCTGCAGCCGCTCGTCGAGGCCGTCCGTTCGGTCGTCAACCGGCTCACGGCGACGGACGTCCGCGAGCTGGCCGGCACCCGGCTCGGCACGCTCACCGCGCTGCTGCCGGAACTGGCGGACGTCGTCGGCCCGGTCGCGTACGAACCGGCCGGCCCGGAGCTCGAGCACCGGCGCAGCCTCGACGCGCTCGGCGGTTTCCTGGTCCGGCTGAGCGCCCGCCGCCCGCTGCTGTTGGTGATCGAGGACCTCGAGCACGCCGGCCAGCAGACGATCGAGGGCCTGCACCTGCTCGCCGGCCACTGGCAGGGCAGCCGGATCATGGTGCTGCTGACCGAGCGCAGTTCCGAGGATCCGCTGGTCACCGCGCCGCTGCGGGACAGCGTCGACTGGCTCGCGCTCGGTCCCCTGGGTCCGGACTCCGTGGCCGAGCTCGTCGACCGGGCCGGTACCGGCCAGGACCCGGAACAGCTGTACACCTGGACGGGAGGGTCCCCGCTCTTCCTGACCGAACTGCTCCGGCATCCGGAGCTGGGCAGTGGGGGCGAGCACCCCACGGTCCCGCCGTCGCTGCGCGAGGCCGTCGCCGAGCGGATCGCGCACGCCGGTCCGGAGGTCTCGCTCCTGCTGGGCCACGGCGCCGTCCTCGGGACCACGTTCGCCCTGGAGGACGTGTCCGCGCTGAGCGGGATCGGGGTGGAGGAGGCCGCGGAAGGCGCCAGCCGGGCGCTGCGGGCGGGGCTGCTCTGCGCGCAGGGGGAGTACTTCCGCTTCGCGAACGACATCGTCCGCCAGGTCGCCTACGAGGCCGTCCCGGAGCCGGTGCGGATCAGCAGACACCGCCGGATCGCCGCGCTCTGGGAGGGACGGCCGGAGGCGGCCGCCCGACATCTCGTGTCCGCGGGAGACATGCGCGGCGCGGCGGCGGCCTGGCTGGCCGCCGCCGACGCCGCCCATCTCGCGTTCGCGCACACGGACGCCGTGCACGTGCTCGGCCTCGCCGTCGAGGCGGCCCGGGCCGGCCGGGACGAGCACCAGACCGCCACCGCGCTGTTGCGCCGCGGCCAGGCGCTGTCGGACCTGGGCCGCTACGACGAGGCCCGGGCGGACCACGAGGCGACGCTCGCCCTCGCCCGGGACGTCGGGGACTTCGAACTCGAGGCGCGGGCCCTGGAGCAACTGGGCTGGACCGCGCTCTACGCGCGCGACGCGCTCGTCGCCGTGGATTTCGCCGAGCAGGCCACCGAGCTCGCCGAGTCCGCCGCCGCCGCGCCCGGTGCGCTGCCCACCGCCACCCTGCTGCTGGGCCGGGTCCGGCACTGGGACGGGGACTACGCGGGCGCGGGCCGCGCCTACGAACGCGTCCTGTCCACCGATCCCGGGGACACGACGACGGCACTCGCCCTCGCCTACCGCGGCGCGCTGCTGCAGCACCAGGACCGGTTCGCGGAGGCCCGCAGCCTGCTCGCCCGGGCGGTGGTGCTGTGCCGGCGCACCGCCGAGTTCCGCCCGCTGCTGCAGACCCTGTTCTTCACCGCCCTCGCCCGCGGGGACTCCGGGGACCTCGCCGGGGCGTTGCGCGCTCTCGACGCCGCTCGCCGGCTGATCGATGCGGAGAAGATCGAGTTCTACCGCGCCGGGATCGAGACCACGACGTCCTGGCTGTGGCAGGGCTCGGCCAGGTGCACCGGGCCCGGGAGCACGCGGAGCGGGGCGTGGAGCTGGCCCGCAAGGGCGGTGGAGCCCTCGAGCTGGAGCAGGAGCTGCACGCCCAGCTCGCGCTGGCGGACTGCGACCTCATGCTGGGCCGCCCGGACGACGCGGCGGCGGCCGTCGCGGAGGCCGTCCCGATGCTGGACGGGTCGCTGCCCTTCCGGCCGCGGGCCGCGATGCGGCTGCTGGAGATGCGGGCACGCTGGGAGCCGGACGTGGCGGAGGCACTGCTGGACGAGGCGCGCCGGTTCTCCTCCCCGAAATACCAGGCCCTGGCGTTGA
- a CDS encoding amino acid kinase family protein, giving the protein MTEGQLGCLLVLAMHEAGRGRLPAVVSVVTHVVVDRADPAFTDPCKPIGPFLEESVARQLADERGWHVGEDSGRGFRRLVPSPEPGRIVELESIRSLVDGGAIVIAAGGGGVPVVEDGPALCGVDAVIDKDLAAQRLATSLGADALVLVTDIAQVMVDYGTPSARPLGDVTADEVQAYADDGQFPAGSMGPKVRSAVRFVRDGGSTAVITDVERMVTSLAGGTAPAGTRIRRSPAAPCEAGVSSSPRQSAAVNRSGAVS; this is encoded by the coding sequence ATGACCGAGGGCCAGCTCGGCTGCCTGCTGGTCCTGGCGATGCACGAGGCGGGCCGGGGCCGGCTGCCGGCGGTCGTGTCCGTCGTGACGCACGTCGTGGTGGATCGCGCCGACCCTGCGTTCACCGATCCCTGCAAGCCGATCGGACCCTTCCTCGAGGAGTCGGTGGCGCGACAGCTCGCCGACGAGCGCGGCTGGCACGTCGGTGAGGACTCCGGCCGCGGGTTCCGGCGTCTCGTGCCGTCCCCGGAACCCGGCCGGATCGTCGAGCTGGAGTCGATCCGCTCGCTCGTCGACGGCGGCGCGATCGTGATCGCCGCCGGGGGCGGCGGGGTGCCCGTGGTGGAGGACGGCCCGGCGCTGTGCGGGGTCGACGCCGTGATCGACAAGGATCTCGCCGCCCAGCGGCTCGCGACGTCGCTCGGCGCGGACGCACTCGTCCTGGTCACCGACATCGCCCAGGTCATGGTCGACTACGGCACCCCGTCGGCGCGGCCGCTCGGCGACGTCACCGCGGACGAGGTGCAGGCCTACGCGGACGACGGCCAGTTCCCCGCGGGGAGCATGGGGCCGAAGGTCCGCTCGGCGGTCCGGTTCGTCCGCGACGGCGGCTCCACCGCCGTGATCACGGACGTCGAACGGATGGTGACGTCCCTCGCGGGCGGCACTGCGCCGGCGGGGACCCGGATCCGGCGCTCGCCGGCCGCGCCGTGCGAAGCAGGTGTCTCGTCGTCGCCGCGGCAGTCCGCGGCCGTGAACCGGTCAGGAGCCGTCTCGTGA
- a CDS encoding protein FdrA, which produces MFSARSGGAGGEDARERPPRTLGEAVARQPGSNVAVISVPGDHAGLEAHKALSAGLDVLLFSDNVSVETEIELKDRANRLGRLVMGPGAGTAMLGYTCLGFANVVGRGRVAVVAAAGTGAQEAAALLDRWGVGVSHVIGLGGRDLTAAVGGRMARSAVRGLVEDADTDVILLVSKPPDAEVAHAVVEAAAGKPLVAALIGVAEDFAAPDGVVVTRTLEAGAVAAVAAMGKQAPDPAAGLAALVRDAAESLGPERTLVRGLFSGGTLCYESLVVLADVLGPVYSNTPLRSGLGLPAPDGAHTCLDLGEEEYTKGRPHPMIDAEARIELLREQAADPSVAVIVLDVVLGHGAHADPASELAPVCAAITGAGGPAVVVYVLGTDGDPQGYERQRRAFADAGCVVTETAARASLAAAAIALRKPELTSVAL; this is translated from the coding sequence ATGTTCAGCGCCCGCAGCGGCGGGGCCGGCGGCGAGGACGCCCGCGAGCGCCCGCCGCGCACCCTCGGCGAGGCCGTCGCCAGGCAGCCGGGGTCGAACGTCGCCGTGATCTCGGTCCCCGGCGACCATGCCGGCCTCGAGGCGCACAAAGCACTGAGCGCCGGTCTGGACGTCCTGCTGTTCAGCGACAACGTGTCGGTGGAGACCGAGATCGAGCTGAAGGACCGGGCGAACCGGCTGGGCCGGCTGGTGATGGGCCCGGGTGCCGGGACGGCGATGCTGGGGTACACCTGCCTGGGCTTCGCGAACGTCGTCGGGCGCGGGCGGGTCGCGGTAGTCGCGGCGGCGGGTACCGGGGCCCAGGAGGCGGCTGCGCTGCTCGACCGGTGGGGTGTCGGCGTCTCGCACGTGATCGGGCTCGGCGGGCGCGACCTGACCGCCGCCGTCGGCGGCCGGATGGCCCGCTCCGCGGTACGCGGGCTCGTCGAGGACGCCGACACGGACGTGATCCTGCTGGTCTCCAAGCCACCGGACGCGGAGGTGGCCCACGCGGTCGTCGAGGCGGCCGCCGGCAAGCCGCTGGTCGCCGCGCTGATAGGGGTGGCGGAGGACTTCGCGGCGCCGGACGGGGTCGTGGTGACGCGGACCCTGGAGGCCGGGGCGGTGGCCGCCGTCGCCGCGATGGGGAAGCAGGCGCCGGACCCGGCCGCGGGCCTCGCAGCCCTGGTGCGCGATGCAGCCGAATCCCTGGGGCCGGAGCGCACGCTCGTCCGCGGCCTCTTCTCCGGCGGGACGCTCTGCTACGAGTCGCTGGTCGTGCTTGCGGACGTGCTCGGCCCGGTGTACTCCAACACCCCGCTCCGCTCCGGGCTCGGCCTGCCCGCGCCCGACGGCGCGCACACCTGCCTGGACCTGGGGGAGGAGGAGTACACGAAGGGCCGGCCCCACCCGATGATCGACGCCGAGGCGCGGATCGAGCTGCTCCGCGAGCAGGCCGCGGACCCGTCGGTCGCCGTGATCGTCCTCGACGTCGTCCTGGGCCACGGGGCTCACGCGGACCCGGCCTCCGAGCTGGCCCCGGTCTGCGCCGCGATCACCGGAGCCGGCGGTCCGGCGGTGGTGGTCTACGTCCTCGGGACCGACGGGGATCCGCAGGGATACGAGCGGCAGCGGCGCGCCTTCGCCGACGCGGGCTGCGTCGTCACCGAGACGGCGGCGCGGGCGTCGTTGGCCGCGGCGGCGATCGCGCTGCGGAAGCCCGAGCTGACCTCGGTGGCGCTGTGA